A region of Pyxidicoccus trucidator DNA encodes the following proteins:
- a CDS encoding aromatic amino acid hydroxylase: MTATERTIARLPAHLRRYVVSQDYAAYTARDHAVWRNILGKLRGHLADKAHPVYLEGLEATGIGAESIPSLDEMNEKLARLGWACVGVRGFIPPAVFTELQALGVLAIAADIRTHEHIEYTPAPDIVHESAGHAPIIANRRYAEYVKGCGMVGFKSIASVEDQAVFEAIRNLSVVKEDPEASEEEQAHAQARLEAASASRRYVSESTRATRLYWWTAEYGLIGDVERPRIYGAGLLSSIGEAHHCLTPTVTKLPLSVGCVDTDFDITRMQPQLFVARDFEHLFEVLREFESTLAWKRGGDYGLEQALRARTVNHLVLADGREVTGRVVGMVAAPKAVAEGLSTALVRLDGPILASRGGKAEDSKPWNGPALVAFGAGKLPERGSFKLSMASGLELEGFATDGGQVLVLRGRLAGRELELPAVARLFITTHLPSVAGGPADPEAWDHWFGELSAFSEGDGESKARSRKAHALHPSLAALYREVRQMRESRTVKPERLAQIAAAVTDFPDDWLLRTEVEELRAPRA; encoded by the coding sequence ATGACAGCCACGGAACGGACGATTGCACGCCTTCCCGCCCACCTGCGTCGGTACGTGGTGAGCCAGGACTATGCGGCGTACACGGCCCGGGACCATGCCGTGTGGCGCAACATCCTGGGCAAGCTGCGCGGCCACCTGGCGGACAAGGCGCACCCCGTCTACCTGGAGGGCCTGGAGGCGACCGGTATCGGCGCCGAGTCCATCCCCAGCCTGGATGAGATGAACGAGAAGCTCGCCCGCCTGGGCTGGGCCTGCGTGGGCGTGCGTGGCTTCATCCCGCCCGCGGTCTTCACGGAGCTGCAGGCGCTGGGCGTGCTGGCCATCGCCGCGGACATCCGCACGCACGAGCACATCGAATACACGCCCGCGCCGGACATCGTCCACGAGAGCGCGGGCCACGCCCCCATCATCGCGAACCGCCGCTATGCGGAGTACGTCAAGGGGTGCGGGATGGTGGGCTTCAAGTCCATCGCCAGCGTGGAGGACCAGGCCGTCTTCGAGGCCATCCGCAACCTGTCCGTGGTGAAGGAGGACCCGGAGGCCAGCGAGGAGGAGCAGGCTCACGCGCAGGCGCGGCTGGAGGCGGCCAGCGCCAGCCGCCGCTACGTCAGCGAGAGCACCCGCGCCACGCGGCTGTACTGGTGGACGGCGGAGTACGGCCTCATCGGCGACGTGGAGCGTCCGCGCATCTACGGCGCCGGCCTGCTGTCCAGCATCGGTGAAGCCCACCACTGCCTCACCCCGACGGTGACGAAGCTGCCGCTGAGCGTGGGCTGCGTGGACACGGACTTCGACATCACCCGCATGCAGCCGCAGCTCTTCGTGGCGCGCGACTTCGAGCACCTCTTCGAGGTGCTGCGCGAGTTCGAGTCCACGCTGGCGTGGAAGCGCGGTGGGGACTACGGGCTGGAGCAGGCGCTGCGCGCCCGCACCGTCAACCACCTGGTGCTCGCGGATGGCCGCGAAGTGACGGGTCGGGTGGTGGGCATGGTGGCCGCGCCGAAGGCGGTGGCCGAGGGACTGTCCACCGCGCTGGTCCGGCTGGATGGCCCCATCCTCGCCTCGCGTGGCGGGAAGGCCGAGGACAGCAAGCCGTGGAACGGGCCGGCCCTGGTCGCCTTTGGCGCGGGCAAGCTGCCGGAGCGCGGGTCGTTCAAGTTGTCGATGGCGAGCGGGCTGGAGCTGGAGGGCTTCGCCACGGACGGCGGCCAGGTGCTGGTGCTGCGAGGCCGGCTGGCGGGTCGCGAGCTGGAGCTGCCCGCGGTGGCCAGGCTCTTCATCACCACGCACCTGCCCTCGGTGGCGGGCGGGCCCGCGGACCCGGAGGCGTGGGACCACTGGTTCGGCGAGCTGAGCGCGTTCTCGGAGGGTGACGGCGAGTCCAAGGCGCGCTCGCGCAAGGCGCACGCCCTGCACCCGTCGCTCGCCGCGCTCTACCGCGAGGTCCGGCAGATGCGTGAGTCGCGCACCGTGAAGCCCGAGCGGCTGGCGCAGATCGCCGCCGCCGTCACCGACTTCCCCGACGACTGGCTGCTGCGCACCGAGGTGGAGGAGCTGCGCGCACCCCGCGCCTGA
- the mrpC gene encoding Crp/Fnr family transcriptional regulator MrpC: MHGFNRPLGPIGSNVVAPLQTTSSGMMVTANKLIPGQEAIDFKGYFKVESFPHNSTIYRPGDNTDRVYLLKSGRVRLMRIGKNSTRSVVSILRPGDLFGELFRPEGTPIEEMAVAAGEAEVWSIEGRDFRAQLEARPALAVDVVRAYAERVRSLRKRVLGLTFKEVPARLADTLLTLVEAHGERCPHGGETDLRGITQQDLADLVGASRSFVSTLINEMKREGVLGNVGRILCVRDQKALRKIASKEK, from the coding sequence ATGCACGGTTTCAATCGCCCCCTCGGCCCTATCGGTTCCAACGTCGTGGCGCCGCTGCAGACGACCTCCTCCGGGATGATGGTCACCGCCAACAAGCTCATCCCCGGCCAGGAGGCCATCGACTTCAAGGGGTACTTCAAGGTCGAGTCCTTCCCCCACAACTCGACCATCTACCGCCCCGGCGACAACACGGACCGCGTGTACCTGCTCAAGTCCGGCCGCGTGCGTCTGATGCGCATCGGCAAGAACAGCACCCGCTCGGTGGTGTCCATCCTCCGCCCCGGTGACTTGTTCGGCGAGCTGTTCCGCCCCGAGGGCACGCCCATCGAGGAGATGGCCGTCGCCGCCGGTGAGGCCGAGGTGTGGAGCATCGAAGGCCGTGACTTCCGCGCCCAGCTGGAGGCCCGTCCGGCCCTGGCGGTGGACGTGGTCCGCGCCTACGCCGAGCGCGTTCGCTCGCTGCGCAAGCGCGTGCTGGGCCTGACGTTCAAGGAAGTTCCGGCCCGCTTGGCGGACACCCTGCTCACCCTGGTCGAGGCGCACGGCGAGCGCTGCCCGCACGGCGGTGAGACGGACCTGCGCGGAATCACCCAGCAGGACCTCGCGGACCTCGTCGGCGCCTCGCGCTCCTTCGTGTCCACGCTCATCAACGAGATGAAGCGCGAGGGCGTGCTCGGCAACGTCGGCCGCATCCTCTGCGTGCGCGACCAGAAGGCGCTGCGCAAGATTGCTTCCAAGGAGAAGTGA
- a CDS encoding sigma-54-dependent transcriptional regulator: protein METLLIVDDDVSLLETLKMHFEEIEHDGQPRYHVATATSAAAGLRAAQEAMPSVVILDMMLPDRTGLEIIEEMKGLCGDARIILVTAYHDMETTIRAMKAGAFDYIHKPFPDPAALDLVVQRALEYRQLSRRADEVNRENAAARLGDIVGTSGSMQKLVKEIGKVTGSAATVLITGESGTGKELIARVIHNYSYDEARPFIGINCSAIVDTLLESELFGHEKGAFTGASSGKLGKFEVAEEGTVFLDEIGDMSLMLQAKLLRVLQEREFERVGGVKRIKLRARVIAATHRNLAEEVAAGRFREDLYQRLKVITLLIPPLRERRDDIPLLVKHLLERINEKVHKRVTRVPMEVMERLTQLPWRGNVRELENVLTRAVVLAPGDVLRGDDLPALEAAPSPDAGRPAPAGAMFAAPAVDDPSLIPTLEEAERQLIARAMAVTKGHKGRTCQILGISRPTLERKLQKYGLAQGQGPQVHTFPVKDAS, encoded by the coding sequence ATGGAGACCCTTCTCATCGTCGACGATGACGTCTCGCTCCTCGAAACGCTGAAGATGCACTTCGAGGAAATCGAACACGACGGCCAGCCGCGCTACCACGTGGCCACGGCCACCAGCGCGGCGGCGGGGCTGCGCGCCGCCCAGGAGGCCATGCCCAGCGTGGTCATCCTCGACATGATGCTTCCGGACCGCACGGGCCTGGAAATCATCGAGGAGATGAAGGGGCTGTGCGGGGACGCGCGCATCATCCTCGTCACCGCCTACCACGACATGGAGACGACCATCCGGGCCATGAAGGCCGGAGCCTTCGACTACATCCACAAGCCCTTCCCGGACCCGGCCGCCCTGGACCTGGTGGTGCAGCGCGCGCTGGAGTACCGCCAGCTGTCGCGCCGCGCGGACGAGGTCAACCGCGAGAATGCCGCCGCCCGCCTGGGCGACATCGTCGGCACCAGCGGCTCCATGCAGAAGCTGGTGAAGGAGATTGGCAAGGTGACGGGCAGCGCCGCCACCGTGCTGATTACCGGCGAGAGCGGCACCGGCAAGGAGCTCATCGCCCGAGTCATCCACAACTACTCGTACGACGAGGCCCGGCCCTTCATCGGCATCAACTGCTCGGCCATCGTCGACACGCTGCTGGAGTCCGAGCTGTTCGGCCACGAGAAGGGCGCCTTCACCGGGGCCTCCTCCGGCAAGCTGGGCAAGTTCGAGGTGGCCGAGGAAGGCACCGTGTTCCTGGACGAGATTGGCGACATGTCGCTGATGCTCCAGGCCAAGCTGCTGCGCGTGCTGCAGGAGCGCGAGTTCGAGCGTGTGGGCGGCGTCAAGCGCATCAAGCTGCGCGCGCGCGTCATCGCCGCCACCCACCGCAACCTCGCCGAGGAGGTGGCGGCGGGCCGCTTCCGCGAGGACCTCTACCAGCGCCTCAAGGTGATTACGCTCCTCATCCCCCCGCTGCGCGAGCGGCGCGACGACATCCCCCTCCTGGTGAAGCACCTGCTCGAGCGCATCAACGAGAAGGTGCACAAGCGCGTCACCCGCGTGCCCATGGAGGTCATGGAGCGGCTCACCCAGCTGCCCTGGCGCGGCAACGTGCGCGAGTTGGAGAACGTCCTCACCCGCGCCGTGGTGCTCGCCCCGGGCGACGTGCTGCGCGGCGATGACCTGCCCGCGCTGGAGGCCGCTCCCAGCCCGGACGCCGGCCGGCCGGCCCCAGCCGGGGCCATGTTCGCCGCCCCGGCCGTGGACGACCCCAGCCTCATCCCCACCCTGGAAGAGGCCGAGCGTCAGCTGATCGCCCGTGCGATGGCTGTCACCAAGGGGCACAAGGGTCGCACCTGCCAGATTCTTGGAATCAGCCGCCCCACCCTGGAGCGCAAGCTCCAAAAGTACGGACTTGCACAGGGCCAGGGCCCTCAAGTGCACACCTTCCCCGTGAAGGACGCTTCCTGA
- a CDS encoding sensor histidine kinase encodes MNAHLLQAVLLAWSPSLRVTRVEGDTATVLRRPASELLERPLHAVLGVTAERARELDARAREDRRAVEFVSAQLGGEDATPLRLTLGLDAGEACAGVLDLNTVLEDAPPVQISRLSSSLSHEIRNPLSSVKMAVQTLARNTGLSDRDRRRLTIANREIRTMERMLWLLSEYGRDTTPNLDAHPLRSVLQEATGMVAPELAERRIEVRVDEEPDLPRVRVDPNRLRPVLAQVLLNVAMGQPEDSPVEVALRRGGSGQVLMVLKDPAAALPPEERGTLFEPFGSRLARGAGLSLAALRRVMTGQGGDLAAEGSSEPGMVFTLTFAT; translated from the coding sequence ATGAACGCCCACCTCCTGCAAGCCGTGTTGCTCGCCTGGTCTCCAAGCCTGCGGGTGACCCGTGTCGAGGGTGATACCGCCACCGTGTTGCGGCGCCCCGCCTCGGAGCTGCTGGAGCGCCCGCTCCACGCGGTGCTCGGCGTCACGGCCGAGCGCGCACGCGAGCTGGACGCCCGCGCCCGTGAAGACCGCCGCGCCGTGGAGTTCGTCTCCGCGCAGCTCGGCGGCGAGGACGCCACCCCGCTGCGCCTGACGCTGGGCCTGGACGCGGGCGAGGCCTGCGCCGGCGTGCTCGACCTGAACACCGTGCTGGAGGACGCGCCGCCGGTGCAGATCTCCCGCCTGTCCTCCTCGCTCAGCCACGAGATTCGCAACCCCCTGTCCTCCGTGAAGATGGCGGTGCAGACGCTGGCCCGGAACACCGGCCTGTCGGACCGCGACAGGCGGCGGCTCACCATCGCCAACCGCGAGATTCGCACCATGGAGCGGATGCTGTGGCTCCTGTCCGAGTACGGCCGGGACACCACGCCCAACCTGGACGCGCACCCGCTGCGCTCGGTGCTACAGGAAGCTACAGGCATGGTGGCCCCCGAGCTGGCCGAGCGCCGCATCGAGGTGCGCGTGGACGAGGAGCCCGACCTGCCGCGCGTGAGGGTGGACCCCAACCGGCTGCGCCCGGTGCTGGCGCAGGTGCTCCTCAACGTCGCCATGGGCCAGCCCGAGGACAGCCCGGTGGAGGTCGCCCTGCGCCGGGGCGGCTCGGGCCAGGTGCTGATGGTGCTCAAGGACCCCGCCGCCGCCCTCCCCCCCGAGGAGCGCGGCACCCTCTTCGAGCCCTTCGGCTCGCGGCTGGCGAGGGGGGCGGGCCTGTCGCTCGCGGCCCTGCGCCGGGTGATGACGGGCCAGGGCGGGGACCTGGCCGCCGAGGGCAGCTCCGAGCCGGGAATGGTCTTCACACTGACGTTCGCCACCTGA
- a CDS encoding fused MFS/spermidine synthase — MAALLFLSGATALVYELVWSKYLGNVLGNSGQAHAVVLATFMGGLALGASVFGRTADRVKNPLALYGLLELGVGLYALAFPYVLDALSSLWLVLAPAVPDGFRVAPRLLVASLSLVVPTLLMGGTLPALVRHFASSLAGVQRELARLYAVNSLGAATGVFIAGTKLVPAVGLAASAQGAAALNVLLALAALALARQHPPTLAPGQSAPDVDGTADVVYPRAAVRAALVGVALSGFTSMLYQVTWIRLLSIVLGASTYAFTLILTAFILGIGLGSFWLMTRAAKVDSLRLYARMQVALVVSLCVALPLYVRLPYYFRTARWMLTPSLDTWSVFQFVTFAFCCVVLLVPTFFMGAAFPAAARVATAKVSEVGRQLGGVYLWNTVGTITGSVLGGLVLMPWWGMEGNFVAGAVVNLAAAALAFSAVPGRPASPVRALWPVAAAAGLAAVVLGGMQGWAVRLSSITSPRIHERAPSYEKLVASTERNTAPVFYKDDTFATVLVADMTGKHRFMKLNGKVDASTGSDVETQVVAGHLGALLHPREPKNVLVVGAGAAITAGSVLAHPVERMDLVEISPAVIDAARLFKDANRNAVDDPRTHVHVDDAKTFMALAPRKYDIIVSVPSNPWVAGVSGLFTRDFFQTVDRHLADDGILVQWIHTYENRQELIQLVMRTLRDTFPHATTWLGPYDLVLVASRKPLTFDAQRMAARMALPAVKEDLARVDIHDVFALLSKQVHSEQGQLEFAGEGPINTDDDNILEYASPIAFFVGDLDRYHDERRAPDGGSRLLINDYVRQHPPTAEQLARLHRNMSRYHRVDDPLVRGVAARWHALAPDSRDAAVALAKAALAQQDLSLAASLLEAEVARGGREPALVTAYLEMATTRLWATRTVWTPAEADAALALGREVAGAHPGDTALAEALTSLCKALPTSTCVPAPAPAASPNPP, encoded by the coding sequence GTGGCGGCCCTCCTCTTCCTGTCGGGCGCCACGGCTCTGGTGTACGAACTGGTCTGGTCCAAGTACCTCGGGAACGTCCTCGGGAACAGCGGACAGGCGCATGCCGTGGTGCTCGCTACCTTCATGGGTGGACTGGCGCTCGGGGCATCTGTCTTTGGGAGGACAGCCGACCGGGTGAAGAACCCCCTGGCCCTCTACGGGCTCCTGGAGCTGGGCGTGGGCCTCTACGCCCTGGCCTTCCCCTATGTCCTGGACGCCCTGAGCTCGCTCTGGCTGGTGCTGGCGCCCGCCGTCCCGGACGGCTTCCGGGTGGCGCCCCGGCTGCTGGTGGCCTCGCTGTCGCTGGTGGTGCCCACGCTGCTGATGGGTGGCACGCTGCCGGCGCTGGTGCGGCACTTCGCCTCCAGCCTGGCGGGCGTCCAGCGCGAGCTGGCCCGCCTCTACGCCGTCAACAGCCTGGGCGCGGCGACGGGCGTGTTCATCGCGGGCACGAAGCTGGTGCCGGCGGTGGGGCTGGCGGCCTCCGCGCAGGGGGCCGCGGCGCTCAACGTGCTCCTGGCCCTGGCGGCGCTGGCCCTGGCGCGGCAGCACCCGCCGACGCTGGCCCCGGGTCAGTCCGCACCGGACGTGGACGGGACGGCGGACGTGGTCTACCCCCGGGCGGCGGTGCGGGCGGCGCTGGTGGGCGTGGCGCTGTCGGGCTTCACGTCCATGCTGTACCAGGTGACGTGGATCCGCCTGCTGTCCATCGTCCTGGGCGCGTCCACGTACGCCTTCACGCTCATCCTCACCGCCTTCATCCTCGGCATCGGCCTGGGCAGCTTCTGGCTGATGACGCGCGCCGCGAAGGTGGACTCGCTGCGGCTGTATGCGCGGATGCAGGTGGCGCTGGTGGTGAGCCTGTGTGTGGCGCTGCCCCTGTACGTCCGGCTTCCGTACTACTTCCGCACGGCGCGCTGGATGCTGACACCGTCGCTGGACACGTGGTCCGTGTTCCAGTTCGTCACCTTCGCCTTCTGCTGCGTGGTGCTGCTGGTGCCCACCTTCTTCATGGGGGCGGCCTTCCCGGCGGCCGCGCGCGTGGCCACGGCCAAGGTGTCCGAGGTGGGGCGGCAGCTCGGCGGCGTGTACCTGTGGAACACGGTGGGCACCATCACCGGCTCGGTGCTGGGCGGGCTGGTGCTGATGCCGTGGTGGGGCATGGAGGGCAACTTCGTGGCGGGGGCGGTGGTCAACCTGGCCGCCGCGGCGCTGGCCTTCTCCGCCGTGCCGGGACGCCCGGCCAGCCCCGTCCGCGCCCTCTGGCCGGTGGCGGCGGCGGCGGGACTGGCGGCCGTGGTGCTGGGCGGCATGCAGGGCTGGGCGGTGCGGCTGAGCAGCATCACCTCGCCGCGCATCCACGAGCGGGCGCCGAGCTACGAGAAGCTGGTGGCGAGCACGGAGCGCAACACCGCCCCCGTCTTCTACAAGGACGACACCTTCGCCACGGTGCTGGTGGCGGACATGACGGGCAAGCACCGCTTCATGAAGCTCAACGGCAAGGTGGACGCCTCCACCGGCAGCGACGTGGAGACGCAGGTGGTGGCCGGGCACCTGGGCGCGCTGCTGCACCCGCGTGAGCCGAAGAACGTGCTGGTGGTGGGCGCGGGCGCCGCCATCACCGCCGGCAGCGTGCTGGCGCACCCGGTGGAGCGGATGGACCTGGTGGAAATCTCCCCGGCCGTCATCGACGCGGCGCGCCTGTTCAAGGACGCCAACCGCAACGCGGTGGACGACCCGCGCACGCACGTGCACGTGGACGATGCCAAGACGTTCATGGCCCTGGCGCCCCGCAAGTACGACATCATCGTGAGCGTGCCCTCCAACCCATGGGTGGCGGGCGTGTCGGGCCTCTTCACCCGGGACTTCTTCCAGACGGTGGACCGGCACCTGGCGGACGACGGCATCCTGGTGCAGTGGATCCACACCTACGAGAACCGGCAGGAGCTCATCCAGCTGGTGATGCGCACGCTGCGGGACACCTTCCCGCACGCCACCACGTGGCTGGGGCCGTATGACCTGGTGCTGGTGGCCAGCCGCAAGCCGCTGACCTTCGACGCGCAGCGCATGGCGGCGCGCATGGCCCTGCCCGCAGTGAAGGAGGACCTGGCGCGGGTGGACATCCACGACGTCTTCGCGCTGCTGTCCAAGCAGGTGCACAGCGAGCAGGGGCAGCTCGAGTTCGCCGGAGAGGGCCCCATCAACACCGACGACGACAACATCCTGGAGTACGCCTCGCCCATCGCGTTCTTCGTCGGGGACCTGGACCGCTACCACGACGAGCGGCGCGCCCCGGACGGCGGCTCGCGGCTGCTCATCAACGACTACGTGCGCCAGCATCCGCCCACCGCGGAGCAGCTGGCGCGGCTGCACCGCAACATGTCGCGCTATCACCGGGTGGACGACCCCCTGGTGCGCGGCGTGGCGGCGCGGTGGCACGCGCTGGCCCCGGACAGCCGCGACGCGGCGGTGGCGCTGGCGAAGGCGGCGCTCGCCCAGCAGGACCTGTCGCTGGCCGCCTCGCTGCTGGAGGCGGAGGTGGCGCGGGGCGGGCGTGAGCCGGCGCTGGTGACTGCCTACCTGGAGATGGCGACCACGCGCCTGTGGGCCACGCGCACCGTCTGGACGCCCGCGGAGGCCGATGCGGCGCTGGCGCTGGGCCGCGAGGTGGCCGGCGCCCACCCCGGAGACACCGCGCTGGCCGAGGCGCTGACCTCGCTCTGCAAGGCCCTGCCGACCTCCACCTGCGTCCCGGCTCCGGCCCCCGCCGCCAGCCCCAATCCCCCCTGA
- a CDS encoding MerR family transcriptional regulator produces the protein MALTVSQVARLAKISVRALHHYDEIGLLSPSERSEAGYRLYTQVDLQRLQQVLFFRELGFPLEEVRRILGDPSFDLRSALLMQRQLLSERSARLDALLGAVDAALDALEKGKSMDQEKMFEAFGDFDPTKYEAEVKERWGDTEAYKESARRTSRYTKQDWTAIKEEMDRIQKSLAELLGAGRAPTEAAAMDLAEEYRQHISRWFYPCSYVMHRGLGEMYVADQRFTENIDRVRPGLARFLREAIIANAERHGE, from the coding sequence ATGGCCCTTACAGTGAGTCAGGTGGCGCGCCTGGCGAAGATCAGTGTCCGGGCGCTGCACCACTACGACGAGATTGGCCTGCTGAGCCCTTCGGAGCGCAGCGAGGCCGGTTATCGGCTGTACACCCAGGTGGACCTGCAGCGGTTGCAGCAGGTGCTCTTCTTCCGGGAGCTGGGTTTCCCGCTGGAAGAGGTTCGCCGCATCCTGGGGGATCCTTCCTTTGACCTGCGTTCGGCCCTGCTGATGCAGCGGCAGTTGCTGTCGGAACGGTCCGCACGGCTGGACGCATTGCTGGGCGCCGTGGATGCGGCGCTCGACGCACTGGAGAAGGGGAAGAGCATGGACCAGGAGAAGATGTTCGAGGCCTTCGGGGACTTCGACCCGACGAAGTACGAGGCCGAGGTGAAGGAGCGCTGGGGCGACACGGAGGCCTACAAGGAGTCCGCCCGCAGGACGTCGCGCTACACGAAGCAGGACTGGACGGCCATCAAGGAGGAGATGGACCGCATCCAGAAGTCGCTCGCGGAGCTGCTCGGCGCGGGCCGCGCACCCACGGAGGCGGCGGCCATGGACCTGGCCGAGGAGTACCGGCAGCACATCTCCCGGTGGTTCTACCCCTGCTCGTACGTCATGCACCGCGGGCTGGGGGAGATGTACGTGGCGGACCAGCGCTTCACGGAGAACATCGACCGGGTGCGGCCCGGGCTCGCCCGGTTCCTGCGGGAGGCCATCATCGCCAACGCGGAACGGCACGGCGAGTAG